A window of bacterium genomic DNA:
TGGATCTGGGCTGCGATCGTCGGACTGCTCCTGTTCGGGGCCCAACATTTCCGTCCGATCACCCGGTTGACGGACCTCGTCGTCTATTTCGCCTGCGGCCTGACGGTCTACGGAGCAGGACTCGCCGGCGCGTACCGGCGCGAACTCGGCCGGGCGTGGTTGTCGTGGAAACGTAGCATCTGGTCCCCAGCATTCTGATGAGCGCGCGCCACGAGGACGCATCTCGACCAATCGGATCGCAACCGTCCATTTCCTTCGTTCTCCCCGGGCCCGGACGGACGCCGATTGGCGGATTCAAAGTCGTCTATGAGTACGCAAACCGCTTGAGCGAGCGAGGCTACGGCGTCACGGTCGTGCATGCTGCCGGCGTCGAGTCCGATACCCCCTTGATGCGGATGCCAATGCTCACGGCACGGTATCTCCGCCGACGGCTGTTGGGGGGATACCGCCCCGATGCGTGGTTTACGCTCAACCCGCGGGTCTCCATCGCATGGGTGCCGTCCCCCGCGGCTCGATACGTGCCCGACGCGGACGTCGTGGTGGCCACGGCCTGGCAAACCGCCGAGTGGATCGCGACATATCCTCCGGTCAAGGGCAAGAAACTCTATCTCATACAACACCTCGAGAGTTGGTCCGGGCCGGCGGACCGTGTCCTCGCCACGTGGCGGCTACCACTCCGCAAGATCGTGATCGCCGAATGGTTACATAACTTCGCTGCCACGCTTGGGGAGGCCGCCGACTACGTCCCAAATGGACTCGATTTTGCAACTTTCGGATTGGACCGCCCGCCTGAACTGCGGGACCCCGACACTGCATTGATGCTGTACCATACCGCAGAGTGGAAGGGCTCGTG
This region includes:
- a CDS encoding glycosyltransferase family 4 protein, producing the protein MSERGYGVTVVHAAGVESDTPLMRMPMLTARYLRRRLLGGYRPDAWFTLNPRVSIAWVPSPAARYVPDADVVVATAWQTAEWIATYPPVKGKKLYLIQHLESWSGPADRVLATWRLPLRKIVIAEWLHNFAATLGEAADYVPNGLDFATFGLDRPPELRDPDTALMLYHTAEWKGSCDGLQALRLAKIERPALHATLFGIPERPRDLPGWIEYRRMPEQGVLRQLYNGAAVFLAPSWSEGCAAPPGEAMICGSAVVATDIGGHREYAIPDKTALLAPAKDPPALARALVRMIRDDALRLQLAGAGHAFIRRFTWERAADAFEHAVRAALGPRRS